TCGCCCCGCTCCCCACCCATATTGTGTTATAATTTTTTCTATAATTTCAGGGTTAACTATTTGTTCGGGAATTTCACCTTTCATCAATTTTTCTATATCTTCAACCATTTTTTCATCCATTTTCCTTAACGAATACTTTCCATATCCTCCTATATGAGGCAATATATACACATTAGGGTATTTCAATAATGGATTATTTGGGTTTATTGGTTCTTCTTCTAATACATCAAGCCCTGCAGCGGAAACTTTCTTTGATTCTAAAGCCTCTATAAAATCATTCTGGTTTATCAATTCTCCCCTTGCCGTATTAACTATTACAACCTCGTTTTTCATTAAGTCGAAAGCTTTTTTGTTTATAAAATGATAGTTCCCTTCATTTAAAGAAGCGTTCAGGCTTATTACATCGGATGTTTTTAAAAGTTCTTCAAAACTTACAGGTTTTACCCCAGTTTTTTCTATAACCTTGTCAGCTATATAAGGATCATACGCTATGACTTTTGAACCGAATCCCTCTTTTACTATCTCCGCTACACGGCTTCCAATGTTTCCATAACCAATTATTCCTACCGTCAATTTTGATAGTTCATCACCGACAAAATTTTTT
The window above is part of the Petrotoga mexicana DSM 14811 genome. Proteins encoded here:
- a CDS encoding D-isomer specific 2-hydroxyacid dehydrogenase family protein, coding for MAEDTTNIAIVNSSTFGIYFPDLMQRLKKIGIVERITVDPKIPAKELAVKLKGFKFVIASVTPNFTSEFFQYNKDVKLIARHGIGYNNVDIKAATESGVMVTRVLGIHERDSVAELAVALILICLRQIIPANNAVKENKWQDRKNFVGDELSKLTVGIIGYGNIGSRVAEIVKEGFGSKVIAYDPYIADKVIEKTGVKPVSFEELLKTSDVISLNASLNEGNYHFINKKAFDLMKNEVVIVNTARGELINQNDFIEALESKKVSAAGLDVLEEEPINPNNPLLKYPNVYILPHIGGYGKYSLRKMDEKMVEDIEKLMKGEIPEQIVNPEIIEKIITQYGWGAGR